One Phoenix dactylifera cultivar Barhee BC4 unplaced genomic scaffold, palm_55x_up_171113_PBpolish2nd_filt_p 000026F, whole genome shotgun sequence genomic window carries:
- the LOC103713654 gene encoding secoisolariciresinol dehydrogenase-like: protein MTSALVKRLEGKVAVITGGASGIGECTARLFSQHGAKVVVADIQDERGRSVCDTIGATFVHCDVTKESDVQKAIDTAVTGHGKLDIMFNNAGIIDAGKPITDTALSDFHKVIDVIVTGAFLGTKHAARVMVPAGRGSIISTASVASVIGGVGTHAYTAAKHAVAGLTRSAAVELGRFGVRVNCVSPYAVATRLAVEFARIDEKVFEEAMSKFATLQGTLLKPEDVAMAVLYLASDESKYVSGHNLMVDGGYSIVNRALLSFDPSDLASS from the exons ATGACCTCAGCCCTTGTGAAGAG GTTGGAGGGCAAGGTGGCCGTGATCACCGGCGGCGCCAGTGGCATCGGCGAGTGCACTGCCCGCCTCTTCTCGCAGCACGGCGCCAAGGTCGTCGTCGCCGACATCCAAGATGAGCGTGGCCGGTCAGTCTGCGACACCATCGGCGCCACCTTCGTCCACTGCGACGTCACCAAAGAATCCGACGTCCAGAAGGCCATCGACACAGCTGTCACCGGCCACGGCAAGCTCGACATCATGTTCAACAACGCCGGCATCATCGACGCCGGCAAGCCCATCACCGACACCGCGCTATCCGACTTCCATAAGGTCATTGACGTGATTGTGACCGGGGCCTTCCTCGGGACCAAGCACGCGGCCCGCGTCATGGTCCCGGCCGGCCGGGGAAGCATCATATCGACGGCGAGCGTCGCGTCGGTCATCGGCGGGGTGGGGACGCACGCGTATACTGCTGCGAAGCATGCCGTGGCGGGGCTGACGAGGAGCGCGGCGGTGGAGCTGGGGAGGTTCGGCGTGAGGGTGAACTGCGTGTCGCCGTACGCGGTGGCGACGCGGCTGGCGGTGGAGTTCGCAAGGATCGATGAGAAGGTGTTCGAGGAGGCGATGAGTAAGTTCGCCACCCTCCAGGGGACATTGCTCAAGCCCGAGGACGTAGCCATGGCTGTGCTGTATTTGGCGAGCGATGAATCCAAGTATGTGAGCGGGCACAACCTGATGGTGGATGGGGGTTATAGCATCGTTAATCGGGCGCTTTTATCGTTTGACCCCAGCGACCTCGCTTCTTCTTGA